Proteins co-encoded in one Campylobacter jejuni genomic window:
- the trpA gene encoding tryptophan synthase subunit alpha, with the protein MVDFRKFYKENANVAYTVLGYPNLQTSEAFLQRLDQSPIDILELGVAYSDPIADGEIIADAAKIALDQGVDIHSVFELLARIKTKKTLVFMVYYNLIFSYGLEKFVKKAKSLGICALIVPELSFEESDDLIKECERYNIALITLVSVTTPKERVKKLVKHAKGFIYLLASIGITGTKSVEEAILQDKVKEIRSFTNLPIFVGFGIQNNQDVKRMRKVADGVIVGTSIVKCFKQGNLDIIMKDIEEIFKK; encoded by the coding sequence ATGGTTGATTTTAGAAAATTTTATAAAGAAAATGCAAATGTGGCTTATACGGTTTTAGGTTATCCAAATCTTCAAACAAGTGAAGCTTTTTTGCAAAGATTGGATCAAAGCCCTATTGATATTTTAGAACTTGGTGTTGCTTATAGTGATCCTATTGCCGATGGTGAGATTATTGCAGATGCGGCAAAAATAGCTCTTGATCAAGGCGTGGATATTCATAGTGTTTTTGAGCTTTTAGCTAGGATAAAAACTAAAAAAACTTTGGTTTTTATGGTTTATTATAATTTAATTTTTTCTTATGGCTTGGAAAAATTTGTGAAAAAAGCAAAATCTTTAGGGATTTGTGCTTTGATTGTGCCTGAATTGAGTTTTGAAGAAAGTGATGATTTAATTAAAGAGTGTGAAAGATATAATATAGCTTTAATTACACTTGTAAGTGTTACAACCCCTAAAGAAAGGGTTAAAAAGTTAGTAAAACATGCTAAAGGTTTTATTTATTTATTAGCAAGCATAGGTATTACAGGTACGAAAAGTGTCGAAGAAGCAATCTTACAAGATAAAGTAAAAGAAATCAGATCTTTTACAAATTTGCCTATTTTTGTAGGCTTTGGCATTCAAAATAATCAAGATGTAAAAAGAATGAGAAAAGTTGCTGACGGAGTGATTGTGGGAACTAGCATAGTAAAGTGTTTTAAACAAGGAAATTTGGATATAATAATGAAAGATATTGAAGAAATTTTCAAAAAATAA
- the hsrA gene encoding homeostatic response regulator transcription factor HsrA, producing MRILVIEDEISLNKTIIDNLNEFGYQTDSSENFKDGEYFIGIRHYDLVLANWTLPDGDGAELVNTIKHKSPRTSVMIMSSKTDKETEIKALKAGADDFVKKPLDFDILLARIEARLRLGGTNVIKIEDLVIDPDEEKITYKGQDIELKGKPFEVLTHLARHSDQIVSKEQLLDAIWEEPELVTPNVIEVAINQIRQKMDKPLNISTIETVRRRGYRFCFPKKS from the coding sequence ATGAGAATTTTAGTTATAGAAGATGAGATTAGCCTAAATAAAACAATTATAGACAATCTTAATGAATTTGGTTATCAAACCGATTCTTCTGAAAATTTTAAAGATGGAGAATACTTTATCGGCATTAGACATTATGATTTAGTTTTAGCAAACTGGACTTTACCTGATGGAGATGGAGCAGAACTTGTCAATACCATTAAACATAAATCTCCAAGAACTTCAGTTATGATTATGTCTTCAAAAACAGACAAAGAAACAGAAATCAAAGCTTTGAAAGCTGGAGCTGATGATTTTGTTAAAAAACCTTTAGATTTTGATATTCTACTCGCAAGAATTGAAGCAAGACTAAGACTTGGCGGAACCAATGTTATTAAAATTGAAGACTTAGTTATTGATCCAGATGAGGAAAAAATTACTTATAAAGGTCAAGATATAGAACTTAAAGGAAAACCTTTTGAAGTTTTAACGCACTTAGCAAGACATTCGGATCAAATTGTATCCAAAGAACAACTTTTAGATGCCATCTGGGAAGAACCTGAGCTAGTAACTCCAAATGTTATTGAAGTAGCTATCAATCAAATTCGTCAAAAAATGGATAAACCGTTAAACATATCTACCATAGAAACAGTTCGTCGTAGAGGATACCGTTTCTGCTTCCCTAAAAAATCTTAA
- a CDS encoding cytochrome-c peroxidase — translation MKVKSLLITSLVAFSSLNAASLIDEAKNSGLVALPKDQKGVDEILKQNGVKASEFTLEKAELGKKLYFEPRLSKSGIISCNTCHNVGLGGTDGISAAVGHKWTANPHHLNSPTVYNAVLNNTQFWDGRAGTLADQAKGPIQADPEMATPAKLAVEKISSLPEYVSEFKKIYGKSGVNFDNIADAIANFERTLITPSRFDKFLEGDEKALTKEEQKGLKLFIDKGCVACHNGVNLGGNMQAFEVAGKYKFANLGDFKGDANGMVKTPTLRNVAETAPYFHNGAIWNLKDAIKEMGSVQLGIKISDKEAKSIETFLKSLTGTKPAIVYPQLPISTEKTPKPEL, via the coding sequence ATGAAAGTAAAATCATTGCTAATCACATCCTTAGTTGCTTTTTCAAGCTTAAATGCTGCAAGTCTTATAGATGAAGCTAAAAATTCAGGTCTTGTTGCCTTACCAAAAGATCAAAAAGGCGTTGATGAAATTTTAAAACAAAATGGAGTAAAGGCTAGTGAATTTACTCTTGAAAAAGCAGAGCTTGGCAAAAAGCTTTATTTTGAACCACGCCTTTCAAAAAGTGGTATCATTTCTTGTAATACCTGTCATAATGTAGGACTTGGTGGAACAGATGGAATCAGTGCTGCAGTGGGTCATAAATGGACAGCAAATCCTCATCATTTAAATTCACCAACAGTTTATAATGCGGTTTTAAATAATACTCAATTTTGGGATGGTCGTGCAGGAACATTAGCCGATCAAGCTAAAGGTCCAATCCAAGCTGATCCTGAAATGGCAACTCCTGCTAAACTCGCAGTAGAAAAAATTTCATCATTGCCTGAATATGTGAGTGAGTTTAAAAAAATCTATGGTAAAAGCGGTGTAAATTTTGACAATATTGCTGATGCAATTGCAAATTTTGAAAGAACTTTAATCACTCCATCTCGTTTTGATAAATTTTTAGAAGGCGATGAAAAAGCTTTAACAAAAGAAGAGCAAAAAGGTTTAAAACTTTTTATAGATAAAGGTTGTGTAGCTTGTCATAATGGTGTGAATTTAGGTGGCAATATGCAAGCGTTTGAAGTTGCTGGTAAATATAAATTTGCAAATTTAGGCGATTTTAAAGGTGATGCAAATGGCATGGTAAAAACTCCAACTTTAAGAAATGTTGCTGAAACTGCTCCATATTTTCATAATGGTGCGATTTGGAATTTAAAAGATGCTATTAAGGAAATGGGTAGTGTGCAACTTGGCATTAAAATTTCTGATAAAGAAGCAAAAAGTATTGAAACTTTCTTAAAATCTTTAACAGGAACAAAACCAGCAATTGTTTATCCACAACTTCCTATTTCTACTGAAAAAACTCCTAAACCTGAACTATAA
- a CDS encoding Ppx/GppA phosphatase family protein, which produces MAKKTAVVDLGSNSIRMVIFEKTSRYGFYTTCEYKRKVRLGENAYNNGKILQEEAMQRAEDALAFFKQCALKHKCKKIFIVGTSALRDAPNSKNFIKRIKDNLSLNIRCIDGKSESYLGGLAALNLLSPFKDGTTLDIGGGSSELCLIKNNRIISCISLDIGTVRLKELFYDTGKMDSLEEFIKPILEQIPKEFCNQNLIAIGGSLRAISNSIMQKNSYPLKNLHDFRYMLDEEKGHILKIFNSNLDSLINFGIKKDRFDTIKEGIFIFLKIAEKIKAKQVITSGVGIREGVYLQDLLRPKITFPPNFNPSLKCLQDKFLQSKQKNKTPHFALQIFTTLKNLHKLNDNYKHTLLNAAKLCHIGEYLNFYFANEHSAHFVLGGLNYGFSHKEKALIASIIKLNGKKVNPYNLEPYKQLLPNIHTISWLNFILCLAKTLSTNEDKIDFAFANNTLYIYQENKILNLPKDELKKIAKPATIALAINQKI; this is translated from the coding sequence ATGGCAAAAAAAACAGCCGTTGTTGATCTTGGCTCAAACTCCATTAGAATGGTGATTTTTGAAAAAACTTCTAGATATGGTTTTTATACAACTTGCGAATACAAACGCAAAGTAAGACTTGGAGAAAATGCTTATAATAATGGCAAAATTCTCCAAGAAGAAGCCATGCAAAGAGCCGAAGATGCCTTAGCTTTTTTCAAACAATGCGCTTTAAAGCATAAGTGCAAAAAAATATTTATAGTAGGCACATCAGCCTTAAGAGATGCCCCAAATTCAAAAAATTTCATTAAAAGAATCAAAGATAATCTATCTTTAAATATACGCTGTATAGATGGAAAAAGCGAAAGTTACTTAGGTGGTCTTGCGGCTTTAAATTTATTAAGTCCTTTTAAGGATGGAACCACTTTAGACATAGGTGGTGGTTCTAGTGAATTATGTTTAATAAAAAATAATAGAATTATTTCTTGCATATCTCTTGATATTGGCACTGTTAGGCTAAAAGAATTGTTCTATGATACTGGAAAAATGGATTCTTTAGAAGAATTTATAAAACCAATTTTAGAACAAATTCCTAAAGAATTTTGCAATCAAAACCTTATTGCAATAGGTGGAAGCTTAAGAGCAATATCTAATTCCATCATGCAAAAAAATTCCTATCCACTGAAAAATTTACATGATTTTCGCTATATGCTAGATGAAGAAAAAGGACATATTTTAAAAATTTTTAATTCAAACTTAGACTCTTTAATCAATTTTGGCATAAAAAAGGATCGTTTTGATACCATTAAAGAGGGTATATTTATTTTTTTAAAGATTGCGGAAAAAATAAAAGCCAAACAAGTTATCACGAGTGGGGTTGGAATCAGAGAAGGAGTTTATTTGCAAGATTTGCTTCGTCCTAAAATCACTTTTCCACCAAATTTTAATCCTAGCTTAAAATGTTTACAAGATAAATTTTTACAATCAAAACAAAAAAATAAAACTCCACATTTTGCTCTGCAAATTTTTACAACCCTTAAAAATCTTCATAAACTTAACGATAACTATAAGCATACTTTACTAAATGCTGCCAAATTATGCCATATTGGAGAATATTTAAATTTCTATTTTGCTAATGAACACTCTGCTCATTTTGTACTAGGTGGATTAAATTATGGATTTTCACATAAAGAAAAAGCTTTAATTGCTAGCATTATTAAGCTTAATGGAAAAAAAGTTAACCCTTATAATCTTGAACCCTATAAGCAACTTTTACCCAATATTCATACCATTTCATGGCTTAATTTTATTTTGTGCCTAGCTAAAACTTTAAGCACAAATGAAGATAAGATTGATTTTGCTTTTGCAAACAATACTCTTTATATATATCAAGAAAACAAAATTCTTAATTTACCCAAAGATGAGCTCAAAAAAATTGCAAAACCAGCTACCATAGCATTAGCAATCAATCAAAAAATTTAA
- the fdxB gene encoding YfhL family 4Fe-4S dicluster ferredoxin has protein sequence MSLLITKDCVCCDACREECPDEAIYENSPIYVIDPDLCSECVNDFSEPACIVACPYECIIPDPDNVETIEELKLKHRDREF, from the coding sequence ATGTCTCTTTTAATTACAAAAGACTGCGTATGTTGTGATGCTTGCAGAGAAGAATGTCCTGATGAAGCTATTTATGAAAATAGTCCAATTTATGTAATAGACCCTGATCTTTGTTCAGAGTGCGTTAATGATTTTTCAGAGCCTGCCTGTATTGTTGCTTGCCCATATGAATGTATCATTCCTGATCCTGATAATGTAGAAACTATAGAAGAATTAAAACTCAAACATAGAGATAGAGAATTTTAA
- the trpB gene encoding tryptophan synthase subunit beta produces the protein MKKAYYGDFGGQFLPESAMFALNELEGAFLKFSKDKLFKKELNELLKTYVGRPTPLYFARNLSKKYQHEIYLKREDLNHTGAHKINNAIAQALLAKKMGKKKIIAETGAGQHGLATATAAALLGLECEIYMGATDVQRQALNVYKMELLGTKIHAVQSGLKTLKEATTAAIQAWVGDIKNIFYVVGSAVGPYPYPKMVTHFQSIIGKECKMQLQKLNKKVDYIIAAVGGGSNAAGIFYDFIKDENVKLIGIEAGGLGIDTPYHAATLNKGKTGIIHGMKTKVLQDDLGNILPVHSVSAGLDYPGIGPLHAFLFESKRAQYHAISDEECMQALKLLCKEEGIIAAIESSHALAFLEKLCPTLKKKSVIVVNLSGRGDKDMQMIRDYKKGVIYG, from the coding sequence ATGAAAAAAGCATATTATGGGGATTTTGGTGGGCAGTTTTTGCCTGAAAGTGCAATGTTTGCTTTAAATGAGCTAGAAGGTGCTTTTTTGAAATTTTCTAAAGATAAACTCTTTAAAAAAGAATTAAATGAGCTTTTAAAAACTTATGTAGGGCGTCCTACTCCACTTTATTTTGCTAGAAATTTAAGCAAAAAATATCAGCATGAAATTTATTTAAAACGCGAGGATTTAAATCATACCGGAGCACATAAAATCAATAATGCCATCGCTCAAGCCCTTTTAGCAAAAAAAATGGGAAAGAAAAAAATCATAGCAGAAACAGGAGCAGGTCAACACGGACTTGCAACAGCCACTGCAGCAGCACTTCTAGGGCTTGAATGTGAAATTTACATGGGAGCAACCGATGTGCAAAGACAGGCTTTAAATGTTTATAAAATGGAGCTTTTGGGTACTAAAATTCATGCAGTACAAAGTGGGCTTAAAACTCTAAAAGAAGCTACTACTGCGGCTATTCAAGCTTGGGTTGGGGATATTAAAAATATTTTTTATGTGGTTGGAAGTGCGGTAGGTCCTTATCCTTATCCTAAAATGGTAACCCATTTTCAAAGCATTATAGGAAAAGAATGCAAAATGCAACTTCAAAAACTCAATAAAAAAGTAGATTATATTATCGCAGCTGTTGGGGGTGGAAGCAATGCAGCAGGAATATTTTATGATTTTATCAAAGATGAAAATGTTAAACTTATAGGTATTGAAGCAGGGGGGCTTGGCATTGATACGCCTTATCATGCAGCGACTTTAAATAAGGGAAAAACAGGCATTATTCACGGTATGAAAACCAAGGTTTTACAAGATGATTTAGGCAATATCTTGCCTGTACATAGTGTTTCTGCAGGGCTTGATTATCCAGGAATTGGTCCTTTGCATGCTTTTTTATTTGAAAGCAAAAGAGCGCAATATCATGCTATAAGTGATGAAGAATGTATGCAGGCTTTAAAATTACTTTGTAAAGAAGAAGGTATTATTGCAGCGATTGAAAGTTCGCATGCTTTGGCATTTTTAGAAAAACTTTGTCCAACTTTAAAAAAGAAAAGCGTGATAGTAGTAAATCTTTCAGGCAGGGGAGATAAAGATATGCAAATGATTAGAGATTATAAAAAAGGGGTGATTTATGGTTGA
- the folB gene encoding dihydroneopterin aldolase, producing the protein MQSHIKIKFHFKCIIGILDFERRKKQKIIIKLKAKANEFLNYAEVITKIKKWYKKEEFYTLEESLDFVSLNLKKDFPNLTNLNIKIFKPHIIKNATVGVKLKKKY; encoded by the coding sequence ATGCAAAGTCATATAAAAATAAAATTTCACTTTAAGTGTATCATCGGTATATTAGATTTTGAAAGAAGAAAAAAACAAAAAATTATTATCAAGCTTAAAGCTAAAGCAAATGAATTTTTAAATTATGCAGAGGTAATTACCAAAATTAAAAAATGGTATAAAAAAGAAGAATTTTACACCCTTGAAGAGTCTTTAGACTTTGTAAGCTTAAATTTAAAAAAAGATTTTCCTAATTTAACCAATCTTAATATAAAAATTTTCAAACCCCATATAATAAAAAATGCTACAGTTGGGGTTAAATTGAAAAAAAAATATTAA
- the plsY gene encoding glycerol-3-phosphate 1-O-acyltransferase PlsY, producing the protein MENLIIYAFIYLLGSIPFGLILAKFFAKTDIKKEGSKSIGATNVLRVVKEKNPKLAKKLAIATIILDFAKAAIPLLILKFLHYDQALLWSVAVLAIFGHCFSIYLLFEGGKGIATGAGAMIVLLPLEVLTAFIVWVVIGKIFKISSLASLAALLAFVVSSFIFNYDLEIHTHAPVFIIAFIIVYKHLPNIKRLIFKEECKVI; encoded by the coding sequence ATGGAAAATTTAATAATTTACGCTTTTATATATCTTTTAGGTTCAATCCCTTTTGGACTGATTCTAGCTAAATTTTTTGCTAAAACCGATATCAAAAAAGAAGGTTCAAAAAGTATAGGAGCAACCAATGTTTTAAGAGTAGTAAAAGAAAAAAATCCCAAACTAGCAAAAAAACTTGCCATTGCTACAATAATTTTAGATTTTGCAAAAGCAGCTATTCCTTTACTAATCTTGAAATTTCTTCATTATGATCAAGCTTTGCTTTGGAGTGTAGCAGTTTTGGCTATTTTTGGACACTGTTTTTCAATTTACTTGTTATTTGAAGGAGGGAAAGGCATAGCAACAGGAGCAGGTGCTATGATAGTTTTACTTCCATTGGAAGTGCTTACAGCATTTATTGTGTGGGTAGTTATTGGAAAAATTTTTAAAATATCTTCGCTAGCTTCTTTAGCAGCGTTACTTGCTTTTGTTGTAAGTTCTTTTATATTTAATTATGACTTAGAAATTCATACACATGCACCCGTTTTCATTATCGCTTTTATTATAGTATATAAACATCTGCCTAATATTAAAAGATTGATTTTTAAAGAAGAATGCAAAGTCATATAA
- the fliN gene encoding flagellar motor switch protein FliN, translating to MSDDIEFNIHHGLLQSYEDILDITVDFVSELGTTNMSVAELLKLEVGSVIDLEKPAGESVELYINKRIFGKGEVMVYEKNLAIRINEILDSKTVLQYFKKEI from the coding sequence ATGAGCGATGATATAGAGTTTAACATTCATCATGGGCTTTTACAATCTTATGAAGATATCTTAGATATTACAGTAGATTTTGTAAGCGAGCTTGGAACTACAAATATGAGTGTAGCGGAGCTTTTAAAACTTGAAGTAGGTTCGGTTATTGATCTTGAAAAGCCTGCTGGAGAAAGCGTTGAGCTTTATATCAATAAAAGAATTTTTGGCAAAGGCGAGGTTATGGTTTATGAAAAAAATCTCGCTATAAGAATTAATGAAATTTTGGATTCTAAGACTGTGCTTCAATACTTTAAAAAAGAAATTTAA
- the trpF gene encoding phosphoribosylanthranilate isomerase, translating to MLRLKICGIKDEKNAKDLALLNIDFFGLIFAKSPRRVSLEQARNLSAIFHEKDKKVVGVFVDENLEQILRCIKEAKLDGVQIYRTITKEEFEILKVQNVFVWQVISVENSLDLKSEIFADLVLFDAKGILKGGNGISFNWTLLSSYTKDFALAGGIGLDNIHKAVKTGAKILDLNSKLEDEKGLKDINKIKQILKELKK from the coding sequence ATGCTAAGGCTTAAAATTTGTGGTATTAAAGATGAAAAAAATGCTAAAGATTTAGCTCTTTTAAATATTGATTTTTTTGGACTTATTTTTGCTAAAAGTCCAAGAAGAGTGAGTTTAGAACAAGCAAGAAATTTAAGTGCAATTTTTCATGAAAAAGATAAAAAAGTTGTCGGTGTTTTTGTAGATGAAAATTTGGAACAAATTTTAAGATGTATTAAAGAAGCTAAGCTTGATGGAGTACAAATTTATCGCACTATTACCAAAGAAGAATTTGAAATTTTAAAGGTACAAAATGTTTTTGTATGGCAGGTGATAAGTGTGGAAAATAGTTTAGATTTAAAAAGTGAAATTTTTGCTGATTTAGTGCTTTTTGATGCTAAGGGAATTTTAAAGGGCGGTAATGGAATAAGTTTTAATTGGACTTTATTAAGTTCTTATACTAAAGATTTTGCATTAGCTGGAGGCATAGGTTTGGACAATATTCATAAGGCTGTAAAAACAGGAGCTAAAATTTTAGATCTTAATTCAAAACTTGAAGATGAAAAAGGCTTAAAAGATATCAACAAAATAAAACAAATTTTAAAGGAGCTGAAAAAATGA
- a CDS encoding chemotaxis protein CheX produces MLKILEYSITHFCEHILRLRIEAAQDISGELYGASIPIMGKSEGECNFYLFFPKEFLKKIAEILINDEKFKEDDWCDLTKECANQIIGYAKNLLNDAKGDDEYKLGIPEYLGKVDFSEIVLDEALTYKFENCYFRIGYCK; encoded by the coding sequence ATGTTAAAGATTCTTGAGTATTCCATCACTCATTTTTGCGAGCATATCTTAAGACTTCGCATTGAAGCAGCTCAAGATATAAGCGGTGAACTTTATGGAGCGAGTATTCCTATCATGGGCAAAAGCGAAGGAGAATGTAATTTTTATTTATTTTTTCCAAAAGAATTTTTAAAAAAAATTGCAGAAATTTTAATTAATGATGAAAAATTTAAAGAAGATGACTGGTGCGATTTAACTAAAGAATGTGCCAATCAGATTATAGGTTATGCTAAAAATTTGTTAAATGATGCCAAGGGTGATGACGAGTATAAACTCGGAATTCCGGAATATTTAGGAAAAGTTGATTTTTCTGAAATAGTTCTAGATGAAGCTTTAACTTATAAATTTGAAAATTGTTATTTTAGAATAGGATATTGCAAATAA
- the trpD gene encoding anthranilate phosphoribosyltransferase, with amino-acid sequence MILLIDNYDSFVFNVKSMLEQLSNDEILVRRNDEISLSEIKNLNPTHIILSPGPKHPSQSGICLEIFKSRLNIPVLGICLGHQALALAFDSLVVKMQEPMHAKNSLIKQCKENELFSNLPSNFSVMRYHSLEVKQLSDELEILALDEKGVIMALGHKNLPYYGVQFHPESYFSEYGLQLFSNFLKQDIKKSQKQENPLSFYLQKMSENHFLQSDDFEQICKIIMSKDYEILQVAALLILITEKSLNEKSLSVFVRQILRYSQTFSDESEMIDICGTGGDGFKSINVSTTSAFILAALGVKVAKHGNRAISSSSGSTDVLEALNIATPNTLESALKQLNNQGLSFLHAPFFHPLVGELKEIRSRLGVRTVFNVLGPLLHPNLKLKYQLMGNYHAPVHRLLIEVLKNLGRKKALVVRGNDGMDELSICDESKIYELCEGEILEYSICPEQFGFKRAFHSEIIGSSAYENAKDLKDILSGKMQGAKFDLVVLNAMFALYIANKASSPLVAKDMILEAIYSGKVIEYFKEYQAYAKA; translated from the coding sequence CAGCAATGATGAAATTTTAGTAAGAAGAAATGATGAAATTTCGCTGAGTGAAATTAAAAATTTAAATCCTACTCATATTATTTTAAGTCCTGGTCCAAAGCATCCAAGTCAAAGTGGGATTTGTCTTGAAATTTTTAAATCAAGGCTTAATATCCCTGTTTTGGGCATTTGCTTAGGACATCAAGCTTTAGCTTTAGCTTTTGATTCTTTAGTGGTTAAGATGCAAGAGCCTATGCATGCAAAAAATTCTTTGATAAAACAATGCAAGGAAAATGAATTATTTTCTAATTTGCCTTCAAATTTTAGCGTGATGCGTTATCATTCTTTAGAGGTTAAACAGCTTAGTGATGAGCTTGAAATTTTAGCCCTTGATGAAAAGGGTGTGATTATGGCTTTGGGGCATAAAAATTTACCTTATTATGGTGTGCAATTTCACCCTGAAAGCTATTTTAGTGAATATGGCTTACAACTTTTTTCTAATTTTTTAAAACAAGATATAAAAAAATCACAAAAACAAGAAAATCCTTTAAGTTTTTATTTGCAAAAAATGAGTGAAAATCATTTTTTACAAAGCGATGATTTTGAGCAAATTTGTAAGATTATTATGTCTAAAGATTATGAAATTTTGCAAGTGGCGGCTTTATTGATTTTAATTACTGAAAAGTCTTTAAACGAAAAATCTTTAAGTGTTTTTGTAAGACAAATTTTAAGATATTCTCAAACTTTTAGTGATGAGAGTGAGATGATTGATATTTGTGGAACAGGTGGAGATGGATTTAAAAGTATCAATGTTTCTACGACTAGTGCTTTTATTTTAGCAGCTTTAGGGGTAAAAGTAGCCAAACATGGAAATCGTGCTATTTCAAGTTCTAGCGGAAGTACAGATGTGTTAGAAGCTTTAAATATAGCCACTCCAAACACTTTAGAATCAGCTTTAAAACAACTAAACAATCAAGGGCTTAGTTTTTTGCATGCTCCATTTTTTCATCCTTTAGTAGGAGAACTTAAAGAGATCAGATCAAGACTTGGAGTAAGAACGGTTTTTAATGTTTTAGGTCCTTTATTGCACCCTAATTTAAAGTTAAAATATCAACTTATGGGAAATTATCACGCACCTGTGCATAGGCTTTTGATAGAGGTTTTAAAAAATTTAGGACGCAAAAAAGCTTTAGTGGTAAGAGGAAATGATGGTATGGATGAGCTTAGTATTTGCGATGAAAGTAAAATTTATGAACTTTGTGAAGGAGAAATTTTAGAGTATTCTATCTGTCCTGAACAATTTGGTTTTAAAAGAGCTTTTCATAGTGAAATCATAGGGTCTAGTGCATATGAAAACGCTAAGGATTTAAAAGATATTTTAAGTGGTAAAATGCAAGGGGCAAAATTTGATTTAGTAGTTTTAAATGCTATGTTTGCACTTTATATAGCCAATAAAGCAAGTTCGCCTTTAGTGGCTAAAGATATGATTTTAGAAGCCATTTATTCAGGTAAGGTTATAGAATATTTTAAGGAATATCAAGCTTATGCTAAGGCTTAA